CTCTCGTTGttcttgtctgctgatgttttcaCCTCTAAAAGAAGACACAGGTTTCAGGTTATAAAGGGATGAGAAGATGTTAAGAGCAATGATTAAATGACCAGAAAGGCATAATAACACATACCAGTTGGTTGAACAGATTCCATTCTTATCTGGTCTGCAGTAGCGTCAGAGTATTTCTTGCTAGTGATGTGAATGATAGAAGAGAGATCTTGAAGTGAGGCGGgtggcaagcaagcaagcgtggATTTGTACCTGTCCTGAACACGTGTTTTTTTTGTGGTTGCTCTGGTTGCATAACCTGGTAAATAGTTCTCTTTGATCTAACATAATAGAGTGCATACCAACACATAAGCCTAAAGCATCATTTGTACGTTTGACAACTGGGAGTTGCCCTTCAGAACCAATGTCTTgctatttacagtaggcctaatagtaatTTTACACAATAGTGCTCAGCTTAATTATCTTGATCTTCAAAGGGGGTGGTGAGGGGTGTGCCATTATTCAGTTCTTAATTTTGACTTTAAACAACAAAAACCAATGGCCATGGCAGCTTTATATCTTCAATTGGATCTGTCATCTGTTAGCCTCCAGTAGACAGGACATGAGTGAACAAAATCGCCAAATTATTCAGGCTATAACATAGCAGCCTACTGTAGCTGAGCTCTCGATGGGCAATATTTGGGTTGTTGTTTCAGGATTATGGGAGTTAAGAAACTTTTGGCATTTTACATTTATATTCTTATTGCTTAGTCTTTTTATATAGCGCTTAACATCAAATTACAGTGTTGTTAATGCCCTTTTGTTGCTATATTTAATTTAGCTGCTATTTGTCAGTGGCAATAAATTGTTGAATCTTGAACCAGGCCATGTTTTGAAAGAGCAGGTGTTCTGGCTGTCATTTTGTATTCCCCTGTAACACCATCATCAACTCATTCTTGCTGTTAGTTGAGGGCTTTTATTGTCGATAAGGTACTAGGCAAAATATACAGTGTGAGTATAGGATGGTCATGCTCCATTTGACTCCCTAAGGATGATTGGCGACCTATGTTGGGGTCTTTTAAAAGTTTAATATGCCCAAGCCATTACAATAAAggctttaaaaaaatgtctgtgcCTTGGATTTCTTTCTGTTTGTGCAGTCCCATTTCCTCAACAGTGTAATTCGTCAAATCGTAAGCCAACTGGAGATCAACATCCTATTTGATCAGAGAATATAATAATACggtgcttaaaaaggggtacttattataaagtgttacctattctaaccttgcaatgttttacagtgtaaaatAACCTGATTGTTCAACATACAGTAAGTCCAGGGCAACAACTAAATAGCTAACCACTAACTTAGAATATAATGCTGTTATTAGTTCTCTATTTGCTTACGCTGTAGACTACTCATTGTGGTACACTGATATTTACAGTCAAAATTGTTTAAtggtaataatataatataatataatataatataatataatataatataatataatataatataatatataatcaaTCAAAAAAATATGTACTCATTCATAGGTTAATGGCTTTAGATAGAGGGTTGCcgatttgaatcccacccttacgtctccctacacctccatccatgactgaagtgcccttgagcaaggcaccttacatTGCTCTAGGAActttaaccaacaccctgtaaaaactgTCAGTCACTCTTGATTAAAGGATCAAAGGAGTGTAAaaggagtgtaatgtaatgttatgcttTCACGTTTTACACTGTGTAAACTTTGGATAACCATCAATATTTCTCATGTCGTTATTGATGATTTCATATGATGTGTTACATAGGCATGTAACCCAGTGTGCAATTATTTGCACAACATAGCCTATAATCCATTTCCACTGATCTGAAATGTATTTACATCATATcactaataaaaaaaaagatttcatgtAGGTAGggctaataaaaacaaaacattttcacaCAGCAGTACAAAATACCATCAAAGGGATGCTGTTGTGCTGCACTCTAACACCCCTCAGATACCCCAGACGGCAGTCCATGGAGAGGGCCTCCATTGGCTGGTGGGCAGCAGAGGAGGAGTCTGCATGCTGTGATTACCAGGCAGTGCAGAGAGAGCGTGTGGATCTCTCCTGCTTGCCAAGAGCTGCCTGCTGCACAGGCTGAGAGGGAGTGTGTCTTATATTGGCTGTACGcgcatctctctccgtctcctcctcctcctcctcctctttccggatctccctttcctcctttttttAGTCTTTTCTTTCATCCAAAACATTGATTCTGAAGCGATCTGAATTACCTTCGAATTCTGTACTGTTCGTGGTCTCATGTTATTGTCTCTGTGCTTCTCTTTGTTTCTCATTCACTGGGATTTTGCATATTTTAATCTGGCATTGTTTTGTCTCATCCCTATTTTGTATTCTCCTCCGCAGTTTATTTAGGTCATGTCAGATCTGACGATTGGtacacacaagcgtgtgtgtctgagacaaGGACTCGCTGACAAGACAAGATGATGATGCTGACAACAGAGTTGGGATTTTGCTCTCCGTGAGTGGTTGCCGTGAGTCACTGAATGCATACCCTGGTGGACTTAAAATTGCTCGGATGCTGCAGCCTGTGTGCCACAGTTGGCCAATTTGTAATGGGAGGCCAGGTGACGACACTAAAGAAGACCACGTTACACTGGACTAAAAGTGCATCTTAACTCAACACAAAATGAACGTGTCTCTTGTGCAAAGgctactccaccaccaccaccaccatcaccactaccatctCAGCCACCATACTCCTCCACACCAGCATAAAAACACCAGCAGCGTGAATGGAGTCCTGGGCATTTCCAACAAGCACAGCGAGGGTGGTACCGGCGGCGCCACGGGGTGCTACGAGCAGCTGCTGGTGTCCACCGAGGTCTTCCTGCTCCTGGGCATCCTCAGCCTGGTGGAGAACATTCTGGTGGTGGCGGCCGTGGTGAAGAACCGCAACCTGCACTCGCCCATGTACTTCTTCCTCTGCAGCCTGGCCGTGGCGGACATGCTCGTCAGCGTCTCCAACGCCACGGAGACCGTGGTCATGGCGCTGCTGACGGGCGGCGGCCTGAGGGTGCGCGGCAGCCTGGTGGAGAGCATGGACAACCTGTTTGACTCCATGATCTGCACCTCGCTGCTGGCCTCCATCTGGAGCCTGCTGGCCGTGGCCGTGGACCGCTACATCACCATCTTCTACGCGCTGCGCTACCACGCCATCATGACGCGCCGGCGCGCCGCCTGCCTGGTGGCCGGCATCTGGGCCTTCTGCACGGCGTCGGGCGTCCTCTTCATCGTGTACTCGGAGAGCACGGCGGTGCTGGTGGTCCTCATCCTCATGTTCTTCgccatgctgctgctgatggcctCGCTGTACGTCCACATGTTCCTGCTGGCCCGGCTGCACCTGAGGCGCATCGCCGCTCTgcccaccgccgccgccaccgccagcCACTCAGGCAGTCGCCACGACGACAGCAGCGGTCGCCTCCTCGGCAGAAAGCACAGAAGCAGTCgccacagcagcagctgcagcggaACCCGCAGCAGAACCCGGCGGTACCCCATCTGGCAGGCCACTAACATGAAGGGAGCCGTCACCCTGACGATCCTGCTGGGGGTGTTTGTGGTGTGCTGGGCGCCCTTCTTCCTGCACCTCATCCTCATGATCTCCTGCCCGCGGAACCCCTACTGCGTCTGCTTCATGTCCCACTTCAACATCTACCTCATCCTCATCATGTGCAACTCCATCATCGACCCGCTCATCTACGCCTTCCGCAGCCAGGAGATGAGGAAGACCTTCAAGGAGATCTTCTGCTGCTGGACCGCATGCTTTGCTTTGTATTTGTAAACAAGATCAGatttaaaaagaagaaagaaaaaagaactctgtgtgtgtgtgtgtgtgtgtgtgtgtgtgtgtgtgtgtgtgtgtgtgtgtgtgtgccacatttaCATTGGAGGAGCATTTCGCATAGAATGTTCTGCTTGCTTCCACATATCAGGTGTTAGGTGATAACAATTGTTCAGTTTGTTGCAGCATATCCTACAGTATATGCTCTCATGAATGTTCTCAGTCAACAGATTAGAAGACctagggcctcatttataacgggtgcgtacgcacaaaagactgcgcacgccaagttcaccgcaaggtttggtatttatagaaaaagaacttggcggtaaacatgcgcagctccacgcaaagtttgacccatgcgtaggcactaaacaaaagaccaaacgcggaaagcgcgacctcgggaggttgctggaagaacgacccgaaattggttgaagaaaaaaaatcaaaggtcacgtgtcacgatagccactttaacattagttaatccagttcgcaacgaaaacgcggttgtttgttgtttggtaatggtggaaaataataagtaggcctacctggcctatccatagccacatgcatgtaatagacgcttgaaattgtacgtttaggataggcctacgttacatttggaaataccctacattttattaacaataaccacggacctttccagtatcgggctataatcgtatcggtaggctataaagtgttccgagtctgcaaggaattacgtcaacatttaaaccagttgcagaatcatctgctcgagtcccaagtgcatctgtaatggttgattttctcagccatacaggcaagcgcaagtgccataTGGACAgtttcgtttctcttgttgcatgtcatttcttttccatgcggttattcgtcatcaaagcagaggtgtgcatttgacagctggccttatacactgataatgtacgtttataatacacacatttaataaatacagactagaaaatgcccatatgtcatgctgtctgtggatatgtcgatcgacagttggggcgtcgctttgaactgaaagcagacagctgcgcgcagtgaccaacagCAGTTGttgaaaaaaagtttaaacccggtgcatatgaggtgcgatgagacagcgaatagattttctaccggtgaatttcacatggggacatgccatgtgagatgtttccttgacgcagctatttttccctttgttcacaactcaattaatactagcctacatgtccatgacttggcaggttcatgtccatgccatccttattttatttatttttttacttctggtatagcgtgatagCGTTTTGTAAACATAACCAAGGTTTTATTTTTTGTAGCCTAccaccaggcgcggagtggccgtcgggagatcggggacttgtcccggtgggccgcggccgtgaaatgtaagaACGCGGCCGCACTGCGTCCCCAACAGGCCCTAACCTTTGGAATTGGTACTtataagcactgacttcccactttgcACTTCCCTGTTCAAGAAataagctgactagccagtatttataccgtataccagacggcaatacctcactgacggtgtcaaacagtaaattggccacaccccttctctactgataattttcatacaccgtagatcgcggaagtttacaagatcttagtaacacagtttcgttttcagtatttgaagaacctgtgatatgtatattggttaccaaaggactgaaatgtgaataaattatgatttattttccgatttccacacgactgttacagtttacagtctttccagtcctgattcacttgctctgtggttattgacttgggttacgaacagactccaccaagtggtaaggaagataactgcacctaacagaagcaagataactgcacctaacagaagcaatgggttttgttttgatttgttagacctaccagtatatctccttatagtcgaaataatattattatcatacatatatttatatgtggtacatttaggatgtagcctatgtctgaagaaatggaacaaaataattaccacacaagattctgatgtgaccagtcctgggtgtgtaggctaataagctgtggattaaagtagagtgattgcaagaaacaaagacatttgctgcgagaagacagcgttttaaggtaggcctacaccgtttggttatacattttgttgacttatggttgtggtttgaagtagctaagtttggcttatttgctgcatggtgggtttattgcacaatgtagacagactttttgtaagctataggctactatactatattttgtaagcctactcttctaaaaatccccacacccaaaacgttgtgcccatgctcatcctgtcttccttaaacgatatttcaatttcaaactgtcaaaatgacagtggagtgcacatttgcatggaacagtagcgtgatgtagcctaacctaggcctatgaatgctttggactgtgatgatggctccagtggtgtactttttgaagtgggtatactgtatatttgagcattttttgatgtgtgtatagtctactgtatatatttgtgctattttaatggatcaatcaattttaagtgggtatactgtaatccctgaaattttgaaatgggtgcgtatacctgcgttttacgtagactacaccactggctgtgcatttcatcaaggtgtaggctacaattctccacttcaggttgatattttgacaacactaatgtccacatgtagtacgactgcagatttcgtggcttttgtctttttggttaggaaaccatgttcgctttgtttgtttttttttttttaaagagggccgccaaggggaaaattctcccggtgggaaaaggtgggccactccgcccctgcctacgacttcccaaacttaaccgctccactttgcctaacgttctctaggcctatctaataaaactgtttgctccacatgtggtaaataggctatctcgtctgctttccgcacgccgtccacagatataaatattcattttgggcgtttcactgaatattcatagataattatgggtgtgcccacaggtgcgcacatttgccgcaacttcagagtcagttgggatttataaagggaaatggacgtggaacgtgcgtgcgccatgctttataaatctgaatattttcttgcgcacgcacatcctgagtttcgtgcgtgcgccatcttttggcgcatttcttccgcaaagttttataaatgaggcccctagtGATGAGACACAGTTTTCTTTGAAACCAATACGTTTATACAGTGAATTCTTAGGTTGATTTTTTTAGTACAATCCTGACACTCAACTTTATCATTTCTTTCATTAATTTGGCTAGTAGGCCCTAATGTGTTTTCACTTGCGTGTTACTATATCACATCTTCTGTGTTATTCACATACGTATACCAAACTTCTGTCATCAAACGATTCAATTGAGTGTAGTGGGCTTGTAGTGGAACTCATTCGaaaatgtcatttttttacaaTGCATTTGGATTGCAGACTTTTGTTTGTTCCCCAGATAATTTCAACACAGGTATCTGCAGATTAATTTCCATTGTCATGGTACCCTTATTTTACATCGATTCTGCATTTTGAATGCCCAGCTGATATTGCTGCTACAGGTTTAAatcttcacatttctgaaaaagctgcatgtaggctacataattcattaaagctCAAGAAAAAGCCTTCTCCTCGTCAGCCTTTTCCATTCATTTTACATTACGTAAAGTTGTGCAGAACCAAGCACTTTATAAAAAATAACATGCTATCAAGGCACACCGAGGCTGAATAAAAATAGTGCCGATTTTCAAAGGCTCCTCCACGTAACCTTGAAACTGATGATCCTGTTACGAGGTTGTGAATGGCTGGGTTTCTCTCGGCAGTTTTCACTGGTTCTTTAACAAATTATATTTCTAAatatgtgtaaataaataaaccaaatgaaatcaagatagatagatagatagatagatagatagatagatagatagatagatagatagatagatagatagatagacagatcgTTTGACTGATACACAATGGCATGTCACAGTGAGATATGCAAAGTGATCAATGATCAATCTTC
This genomic interval from Engraulis encrasicolus isolate BLACKSEA-1 chromosome 16, IST_EnEncr_1.0, whole genome shotgun sequence contains the following:
- the mc4r gene encoding melanocortin receptor 4; amino-acid sequence: MIGDLYTPDGSPWRGPPLAGGQQRRSLHAVITRQCRESVWISPACQELPAAQAERECVLYWLYAHLSPSPPPPPPLSGTGGATGCYEQLLVSTEVFLLLGILSLVENILVVAAVVKNRNLHSPMYFFLCSLAVADMLVSVSNATETVVMALLTGGGLRVRGSLVESMDNLFDSMICTSLLASIWSLLAVAVDRYITIFYALRYHAIMTRRRAACLVAGIWAFCTASGVLFIVYSESTAVLVVLILMFFAMLLLMASLYVHMFLLARLHLRRIAALPTAAATASHSGSRHATNMKGAVTLTILLGVFVVCWAPFFLHLILMISCPRNPYCVCFMSHFNIYLILIMCNSIIDPLIYAFRSQEMRKTFKEIFCCWTACFALYL